A single genomic interval of Zobellia nedashkovskayae harbors:
- a CDS encoding lysylphosphatidylglycerol synthase transmembrane domain-containing protein, with protein MNEKLKKILKTLLPIALGVFLVWYSYYKTSPEDRTQILFYIKEADLFWVSISILLGILGHISRAVRWNFLLEPLGYKPKIINNIFIILMAYFANLGIPRTGEILRATALTTYEGVPFEKGFGTIVTERVIDVIMLLSLIGITLLLQTDIILGFLQDKGFNIKGLLLLMGAGLVGLVFFFIFIKKSSHKIAIKIKGFVKGLMEGVFSIFKMKKKWAFVLHTLFIWGCYIGMLWVIKFTVPETIHLSLSQLMVAFVAGSFAMTATNGGIGLYPIAVSSALTIFGISAVSGDAFGWIMWIAQTLMIVVFGAISFLVLPLFNRSR; from the coding sequence TTGAACGAGAAACTTAAAAAGATTCTAAAAACACTACTCCCAATAGCCTTGGGAGTTTTTTTAGTTTGGTACTCTTATTATAAGACATCACCAGAAGATAGAACTCAAATATTATTTTACATTAAGGAAGCTGACCTTTTTTGGGTTAGCATTTCTATACTACTCGGTATCCTAGGCCATATCTCTAGGGCCGTTCGTTGGAACTTTTTATTGGAACCTTTAGGTTACAAACCTAAAATAATAAACAATATTTTTATCATTTTGATGGCCTATTTTGCAAACCTAGGCATACCAAGAACAGGGGAGATTCTTAGAGCCACAGCCCTCACCACCTATGAAGGCGTGCCTTTTGAAAAAGGGTTTGGAACTATTGTAACAGAGCGTGTTATTGATGTAATTATGCTTTTATCGCTAATAGGCATCACTTTACTCTTACAGACAGATATTATTTTAGGTTTTCTACAAGATAAAGGGTTCAACATTAAAGGACTATTACTATTGATGGGAGCAGGACTTGTAGGTCTGGTATTCTTTTTTATTTTCATTAAAAAATCGTCGCATAAAATAGCCATCAAGATTAAAGGCTTCGTTAAAGGACTTATGGAAGGTGTTTTTAGCATTTTTAAAATGAAAAAGAAATGGGCGTTTGTACTGCACACCCTTTTTATTTGGGGTTGTTACATTGGCATGCTTTGGGTCATTAAATTTACCGTACCCGAAACCATACACCTATCGTTAAGTCAACTTATGGTTGCTTTTGTAGCTGGGTCTTTTGCAATGACGGCTACCAATGGTGGCATTGGCCTATACCCCATAGCAGTAAGCAGTGCGTTGACCATTTTTGGCATTAGCGCGGTGTCCGGTGATGCCTTCGGATGGATTATGTGGATTGCACAAACTCTAATGATCGTCGTTTTTGGGGCAATATCTTTTCTGGTATTACCGTTATTCAACAGAAGCCGATAA
- the panD gene encoding aspartate 1-decarboxylase: MQIEVVKSKIHRVKVTGADLNYIGSITIDEDLMDAANIIRGEKVQIVNNNNGERLETYAIPGPRKSGEITLNGAASRKVAVGDILILITYGRMDIEEAKKFNPSLVFPNEETNLLK; this comes from the coding sequence ATGCAAATAGAAGTTGTAAAATCTAAAATACACCGTGTAAAAGTTACCGGAGCCGATTTAAATTATATCGGTAGCATCACTATTGATGAAGATTTAATGGATGCAGCAAACATTATAAGAGGTGAAAAAGTACAGATTGTAAACAATAACAATGGTGAGCGGCTAGAAACCTATGCTATACCAGGGCCAAGAAAAAGTGGTGAAATTACTTTAAATGGTGCAGCGTCCAGAAAAGTAGCTGTTGGTGATATTCTTATTCTTATTACCTATGGTAGAATGGATATTGAAGAAGCTAAAAAGTTTAACCCTTCATTGGTATTCCCTAACGAAGAAACCAATTTATTGAAGTAA
- the panC gene encoding pantoate--beta-alanine ligase has product MLVFKTKKELSDHISTLPKINKLGLVPTLGALHTGHASLVQKAVKENQTVVVSIFVNPTQFDNKEDLAKYPDTFEADLDLLSNISEDILIFSPSADEVYDQNIKAKKYDFEGLDTVMEGAFRDDHFNGVGTIVEALLLLVKPDRAYFGEKDFQQLQIIRKLVKQQQIPVEIIGCPIVREANGLAMSSRNERLSTSLRQKASFIYNTLLTVKEKFGTESANYILDWVKIQFKEQEDLELEYIEITDVETLSPITRKNEKLKYRAFIAVYADGVRLIDNIAL; this is encoded by the coding sequence ATGCTAGTATTCAAAACTAAAAAAGAACTCTCCGATCACATTTCAACCCTGCCTAAAATAAATAAATTAGGGCTCGTACCCACCTTGGGTGCACTTCACACTGGTCATGCCTCCCTGGTTCAAAAGGCAGTTAAAGAAAATCAAACCGTTGTAGTAAGTATTTTCGTAAACCCCACGCAGTTTGACAATAAGGAAGATCTTGCTAAATATCCGGATACTTTTGAAGCCGATTTGGATTTACTTTCTAATATTTCGGAAGATATCCTTATTTTTTCTCCTTCTGCGGATGAAGTCTATGATCAAAATATTAAAGCCAAGAAGTATGATTTTGAAGGCTTAGACACGGTTATGGAAGGTGCATTTAGAGATGACCACTTTAATGGGGTGGGTACTATTGTTGAAGCGCTTCTTTTACTTGTAAAACCAGACAGGGCTTACTTTGGAGAAAAGGACTTTCAACAACTACAAATTATAAGAAAGCTGGTAAAACAACAGCAGATTCCTGTGGAGATTATAGGCTGCCCAATTGTTAGGGAAGCCAATGGCTTGGCCATGAGCTCACGTAATGAAAGGTTATCCACATCATTACGACAAAAAGCCTCGTTCATTTACAATACACTACTAACTGTCAAAGAAAAATTTGGCACGGAAAGTGCTAATTACATATTAGATTGGGTCAAAATACAATTTAAAGAACAAGAAGATTTAGAGTTGGAATATATTGAAATAACCGATGTAGAAACCCTAAGCCCAATTACAAGAAAAAACGAAAAACTAAAATATAGAGCGTTTATCGCCGTTTATGCTGACGGAGTTCGGCTAATAGACAATATTGCCCTATAA
- a CDS encoding glycogen/starch synthase — MNGKKILFVSSELVPYLPQNEVSLMSYETPRMVNSNGGQIRIFMPRYGNINERRHQLHEVIRLSGMNLVINDMDMPLIIKVASIPRERIQVYFIDNDEYFKRKATFTDTDGNLFPDNDQRAIFFAKGVVETVKKLNWSPDIIHVHGWLASLLPLYLKKYYADEPLFNASKIVTSVYGKSFEGELDSDMIKKVAFDGISEDSIQDLKTPNYNNLLKIAVDNSDAVILAAEDIPEDLQSHISNLEKPVLPYVTLQEFEEAYANFYNTEVLK; from the coding sequence ATGAATGGTAAAAAGATATTGTTCGTCTCGTCGGAGTTAGTACCCTACCTTCCACAGAACGAAGTTTCCCTAATGTCTTATGAAACTCCTAGGATGGTCAACAGTAATGGCGGTCAAATCCGGATTTTTATGCCGAGATATGGCAATATAAACGAGCGTAGACACCAACTTCACGAGGTGATACGTTTGTCAGGTATGAATTTAGTTATCAATGACATGGATATGCCTCTTATAATTAAGGTGGCTTCCATACCTCGCGAGCGTATTCAGGTTTATTTTATAGACAATGATGAGTATTTTAAGCGTAAGGCTACGTTTACTGATACGGACGGTAATTTGTTTCCGGACAACGATCAAAGAGCTATCTTTTTTGCCAAGGGTGTTGTTGAAACAGTCAAGAAGTTAAATTGGTCTCCAGATATAATACATGTTCATGGGTGGTTGGCTTCTTTGTTGCCATTGTATTTAAAAAAATACTATGCAGACGAGCCATTGTTCAATGCTAGTAAAATAGTCACTTCGGTTTATGGTAAATCTTTTGAAGGTGAACTAGATTCTGATATGATTAAGAAAGTAGCTTTTGATGGTATTTCAGAAGATAGTATTCAGGATCTTAAAACCCCCAATTATAATAATTTGTTAAAGATTGCTGTAGATAACTCGGATGCTGTTATTTTAGCTGCGGAAGATATTCCAGAAGATTTACAGAGTCATATATCCAACCTTGAAAAACCTGTGTTGCCATATGTTACCTTACAAGAATTTGAGGAAGCCTATGCCAATTTTTATAACACTGAAGTTTTAAAATAG
- a CDS encoding DUF4270 domain-containing protein, with the protein MIFLNRLKLPALAVIALVTIFASCEEDLTTVGSGVVGGEPFKNNKAVFDVFAYNKKIKAVATNQLPIYQLGIYDDPLYGRTEAQVTTQVLLPSANPTFGTYSQLLEETENASVLAQIPENETIDSVYLYIPFLTNPTGDADLDGLIDELDADPLDPNSDTDGGGLTDSQEDVKGSNPLDDADDADDADFVADQFAKTFDLDSIYVDSRLYDQDIDNPTFNLKVQQSTFFMRDLDPTANFQEAQEYYSNQEFPANSFGEVLYDSSVVGPLVISSEQIALRQRDDESTEDVIESDQFSYLNPGIRVALDKDFFQENILDKEGSSELTTQANFKEFLRGLHLSVTEGGQDVMFLFNLKSASITVSYSYDSADTDGVVTQQSKQGDLVLNFMQDIFSSTTGLVTSTEGNAANTFVNELYPNEISDNLDTGENASKIYLKGGAGSFAEIKLFDDANSREAINEIKANNWIINNANLVFYVADDNLGAEPQKLYLYNKSTNASLPLSAIDATSQLAEYDGELETSSAAKGVKYTVDVTTYINSLVLDDAENVTLGLTTTPNLFFSTTRNAMLENNVEEELPVANTLTPLGTSLYGSEVSAADSDKKLQLEIFYTETN; encoded by the coding sequence ATGATTTTTTTGAACAGATTAAAACTTCCTGCTCTTGCAGTAATAGCACTTGTCACCATCTTTGCATCTTGTGAAGAAGACTTAACAACCGTTGGCTCTGGTGTAGTTGGAGGGGAGCCGTTCAAAAACAATAAGGCTGTTTTTGACGTTTTTGCCTATAATAAGAAGATTAAGGCGGTTGCTACTAATCAATTGCCTATATATCAATTAGGTATTTATGACGACCCTCTTTACGGAAGAACTGAGGCGCAAGTAACTACTCAAGTTTTGTTGCCTAGTGCTAATCCTACTTTTGGGACGTATTCTCAATTACTAGAAGAAACAGAGAATGCAAGTGTACTTGCTCAGATACCGGAAAATGAAACGATAGATTCAGTATACCTATATATTCCATTTTTGACGAACCCTACAGGAGATGCAGATTTAGATGGTCTTATTGATGAGTTAGATGCTGACCCATTAGATCCAAATAGTGATACTGATGGAGGTGGTCTTACAGATAGTCAAGAAGATGTAAAAGGTTCAAATCCTCTTGATGATGCTGATGATGCTGATGATGCTGATTTTGTAGCAGATCAGTTTGCTAAAACTTTTGACTTGGATAGTATCTATGTTGATAGTAGATTGTATGATCAGGATATTGATAACCCAACGTTTAATCTAAAAGTACAACAATCTACTTTTTTTATGCGAGACTTGGATCCTACTGCTAATTTTCAAGAAGCGCAAGAGTATTACTCTAACCAAGAGTTTCCGGCTAATTCGTTCGGTGAAGTTCTTTATGACAGTTCGGTCGTAGGTCCACTGGTTATTAGTTCTGAACAAATAGCTTTACGCCAACGAGATGATGAATCAACTGAGGACGTTATAGAATCTGATCAGTTTAGTTATTTGAATCCAGGTATTCGAGTAGCTTTGGATAAAGACTTTTTTCAGGAAAATATTTTAGATAAAGAGGGTTCATCTGAACTTACTACTCAAGCAAATTTTAAGGAGTTTTTAAGAGGATTGCATTTGTCTGTTACAGAAGGCGGTCAAGATGTAATGTTTTTGTTCAACCTAAAATCAGCAAGTATTACGGTCTCTTATAGTTATGATAGTGCAGATACAGATGGGGTAGTTACTCAACAAAGTAAGCAGGGAGACTTAGTACTTAATTTCATGCAAGATATTTTCAGTTCAACAACGGGCTTGGTTACGAGTACCGAGGGTAATGCGGCAAATACGTTTGTTAATGAATTATATCCCAATGAAATATCAGATAATTTAGATACTGGTGAAAATGCATCTAAGATTTATTTGAAAGGTGGAGCTGGTTCTTTTGCCGAAATTAAACTATTCGATGACGCAAACAGTAGAGAGGCTATAAATGAAATAAAAGCTAATAATTGGATTATTAATAATGCCAATCTTGTGTTTTATGTAGCTGATGATAATTTAGGCGCAGAGCCTCAAAAATTGTATTTATATAATAAGTCAACTAATGCAAGTTTGCCTCTATCAGCAATTGATGCTACTAGTCAATTGGCTGAGTATGATGGGGAATTAGAGACTTCCAGTGCTGCAAAAGGTGTCAAATACACCGTAGATGTTACTACTTATATTAATAGTCTTGTGTTGGATGATGCAGAAAATGTCACTTTAGGGCTTACAACTACACCTAACCTGTTTTTTTCTACTACGCGTAATGCTATGCTGGAGAACAATGTTGAAGAAGAATTACCGGTTGCAAATACTTTAACGCCATTAGGTACTTCTCTGTATGGTAGCGAAGTTAGTGCAGCTGATTCTGATAAGAAGTTACAGCTTGAAATTTTCTATACCGAAACCAACTAG
- the glmS gene encoding glutamine--fructose-6-phosphate transaminase (isomerizing) — MCGIVGYIGHRDAYPIIVKGLQRLEYRGYDSAGVAIYDGEKINLAKTKGKVEDLKKKAESTISIEGKLGIGHTRWATHGVPNDVNSHPHYSNSGDLVIIHNGIIENYESIKKELTKRGYTFKSDTDTEVLINLIEEVQKSEDVKLGKAVQLALNEVVGAYAIAVFDIKKPDEIVVAKLGSPLAIGVGDNEFFIASDASPFIEFTNNAIYLQDEEMAIIRLGKEIKLRKIKNDAVAYPNILELKMNIEEIEKGGYDHFMLKEIYEQPRAILDTYRGRLRAAQGLVKMAGIDENLEKFMNANRIIIVACGTSWHAGLVAEYIFEDLARIPVEVEYASEFRYRNPVITDKDVLIAISQSGETADTLAAIKLAKEKGAYVFGVCNVVGSSIARESDSGAYTHAGPEIGVASTKAFTTQITVLTLIALKLAKEKGAFSQSRFHEFLTELETIPAKVEKVLESNALIEKIAEVYKDSTNCLYLGRGYNFPVALEGALKLKEISYIHAEGYPAAEMKHGPIALIDEQMPVFVIATKRGHYEKVVSNIQEIKSRKGKIIAIVTEGDTQVKELADHVIEVPETLESLTPLLTTIPLQLLSYHIAVMRNCNVDQPRNLAKSVTVE, encoded by the coding sequence ATGTGTGGAATAGTAGGTTATATAGGGCATAGAGATGCCTATCCGATTATAGTAAAAGGTTTACAACGTCTTGAATATAGAGGATATGATAGTGCCGGTGTTGCAATTTACGACGGCGAAAAAATAAACTTGGCAAAGACCAAGGGTAAAGTTGAAGATTTAAAGAAAAAGGCCGAAAGTACTATTTCTATAGAAGGAAAATTAGGTATTGGTCATACACGTTGGGCTACCCATGGGGTGCCAAACGATGTTAATTCTCATCCACATTATTCTAATTCCGGTGATTTAGTAATTATCCATAACGGAATTATTGAAAATTATGAGTCTATAAAGAAAGAACTTACCAAAAGAGGGTATACTTTTAAATCAGATACAGATACGGAAGTTTTAATTAACCTTATTGAAGAGGTTCAAAAGTCTGAAGATGTAAAGTTGGGCAAAGCTGTTCAGCTTGCTTTGAATGAAGTAGTAGGTGCTTATGCTATTGCTGTTTTTGATATTAAGAAGCCTGATGAGATAGTGGTTGCCAAATTAGGTAGTCCATTAGCAATTGGAGTTGGTGATAATGAATTTTTCATTGCTTCTGATGCTTCGCCATTTATTGAGTTCACCAATAATGCTATATACCTTCAAGACGAAGAAATGGCTATTATTCGACTAGGGAAGGAAATCAAGCTCCGTAAAATAAAAAATGATGCTGTAGCATACCCGAATATTCTCGAATTGAAAATGAATATCGAGGAGATTGAAAAAGGTGGTTATGATCATTTTATGCTCAAGGAAATTTATGAGCAACCAAGGGCTATTTTGGATACCTATAGAGGTAGGTTACGTGCAGCTCAAGGTCTTGTAAAGATGGCTGGTATTGATGAGAATTTAGAAAAGTTCATGAACGCTAACCGCATAATTATTGTGGCTTGTGGAACTTCTTGGCATGCAGGTCTGGTTGCCGAGTATATATTTGAAGATTTGGCAAGAATACCAGTAGAAGTAGAGTACGCTTCTGAGTTTAGATATAGAAACCCTGTCATTACAGATAAGGATGTGCTTATTGCCATTTCTCAATCTGGTGAAACTGCAGATACTTTGGCCGCTATAAAATTGGCAAAGGAAAAAGGAGCTTATGTATTTGGTGTTTGTAATGTGGTAGGTTCTTCTATTGCTAGAGAATCAGATTCAGGCGCTTATACTCATGCCGGTCCGGAGATAGGAGTGGCCTCAACCAAAGCTTTTACAACGCAGATTACTGTTCTTACGCTAATTGCGTTAAAATTGGCAAAGGAAAAAGGTGCTTTTTCTCAATCTAGATTCCATGAATTTTTGACTGAACTAGAAACTATTCCTGCTAAGGTAGAGAAAGTGTTAGAAAGCAATGCTCTTATAGAAAAGATTGCAGAGGTTTATAAGGATTCTACCAATTGTTTATATCTGGGTAGAGGGTATAATTTCCCTGTAGCTTTGGAAGGAGCGCTTAAACTTAAAGAAATTAGTTATATTCATGCTGAAGGATATCCTGCTGCAGAGATGAAGCATGGACCTATCGCATTGATAGATGAACAAATGCCAGTATTTGTGATTGCCACTAAGAGAGGTCATTATGAAAAAGTGGTAAGTAATATTCAAGAAATCAAATCAAGAAAAGGAAAGATAATAGCTATTGTAACAGAAGGTGATACACAGGTTAAGGAACTTGCCGATCATGTAATTGAAGTGCCTGAGACTTTGGAAAGCCTTACGCCATTATTAACTACAATTCCGTTGCAACTGTTGTCATACCACATTGCGGTAATGCGTAATTGTAATGTAGATCAGCCTAGAAACTTGGCAAAATCGG